The following proteins are encoded in a genomic region of Thermococcus henrietii:
- a CDS encoding aldo/keto reductase — protein sequence MGVFKDLKAIGSDRVTAIGLGTWGIGGYESPDYSRDEESVEVLRYGLELGINLIDTAEFYGAGHSEELVGRAIEGFDRDELFIISKVWPTNFGYERAKRAVRASANRLGTYIDLHLLHWPGTEWRRIEETLHALEELVDEGVIRYIGVSNFDLELLKRSQEAMRKYEIVANEVKYSLRDRWPETSGLLDYMKKEKIALIAYTPLEKGSLARNPCLAEIGRKYGKTSAQVALNYLIWEENVIAIPKAGRKEHVEENAGAMGWRLSREDREKARRCV from the coding sequence GTGGGCGTTTTTAAGGACTTGAAGGCTATCGGTTCGGATAGGGTAACCGCGATAGGGCTCGGCACCTGGGGGATTGGTGGCTACGAGAGCCCCGACTACTCGCGGGACGAGGAGAGCGTCGAGGTTCTCCGCTACGGCCTCGAACTCGGCATAAATCTCATAGACACCGCCGAGTTCTACGGCGCCGGCCACTCGGAAGAGCTGGTTGGACGGGCCATCGAGGGCTTTGACAGGGACGAGCTCTTCATCATCAGCAAGGTCTGGCCCACGAACTTCGGCTACGAGAGGGCGAAGAGAGCGGTAAGGGCGAGCGCTAATAGGCTCGGCACCTACATTGACCTGCACCTCCTCCACTGGCCCGGAACCGAGTGGCGAAGGATAGAGGAGACCCTCCACGCCCTCGAGGAGCTGGTTGATGAAGGGGTCATAAGATACATCGGCGTCAGCAACTTTGACTTGGAGCTTCTGAAACGCTCTCAGGAGGCAATGAGGAAGTACGAAATCGTTGCCAATGAGGTAAAGTACTCCCTCCGCGACCGCTGGCCCGAAACGAGTGGACTTCTCGACTACATGAAGAAGGAAAAGATTGCGCTGATAGCTTACACCCCGCTGGAGAAGGGCTCACTCGCGAGGAACCCCTGTCTGGCCGAGATTGGGAGAAAATACGGAAAAACATCGGCCCAGGTCGCGCTAAACTACCTGATATGGGAGGAGAACGTTATAGCGATTCCCAAGGCCGGCAGGAAGGAGCAC
- a CDS encoding ArsR/SmtB family transcription factor, with translation MVQSVEELAKVCDALSNPVRVKILKLLCEKEWYVYELAKTLGISRQLLYLHLKKLEKAGLVESELRLEPDDPRAKKYYRARPFRLVIDNDLIKKLEG, from the coding sequence ATGGTCCAGAGCGTCGAGGAGCTGGCAAAGGTATGCGATGCACTCTCAAATCCCGTCAGGGTTAAGATACTCAAGCTACTCTGCGAAAAGGAGTGGTACGTTTACGAGCTCGCCAAAACCCTCGGAATATCGAGGCAACTCCTGTATCTCCACCTCAAAAAGCTTGAGAAGGCAGGACTCGTCGAGAGCGAGCTTCGCCTCGAGCCCGACGACCCGAGGGCCAAGAAGTACTACCGGGCCAGGCCCTTCAGGCTCGTCATAGACAACGACCTGATAAAGAAGCTGGAGGGATGA
- a CDS encoding translation initiation factor IF-2 N-terminal domain-containing protein, translated as MRTSALLRGVVDLLLLIVFVAIAITGIGLYLAPSGRIAHTTGWTFLGMDKDTLTNVHTCLGFVMIGLVAVHLVVGFKSMWVMLKSAFRGSKVKTIAGLIIPLLLLAGGYQAFSAYVGSEESDTTYDSYYEESTNSTVYITGTMIKDYTVKQLADEFNVSADALVKKLKEKGIEATPDEKLVEIEYKYDLDREEFKALLEEAIAELRGS; from the coding sequence GCGATAGCGATAACGGGAATAGGCTTGTACCTGGCGCCCAGCGGGAGGATTGCCCACACAACAGGATGGACGTTCCTCGGAATGGACAAGGACACACTGACCAACGTTCACACATGCCTTGGCTTCGTGATGATTGGCCTCGTAGCCGTTCATCTGGTCGTCGGCTTCAAGAGCATGTGGGTCATGTTGAAGTCCGCCTTTAGGGGCTCTAAGGTAAAGACCATCGCGGGACTGATAATACCACTCCTGCTCCTCGCGGGAGGATACCAGGCCTTTTCGGCCTACGTTGGCAGTGAGGAGAGCGATACGACTTACGACTCCTACTACGAGGAGTCCACGAACTCAACGGTCTACATCACGGGTACTATGATAAAAGACTACACGGTCAAACAACTGGCAGACGAGTTCAACGTCTCAGCGGACGCGCTGGTAAAGAAGCTAAAGGAGAAGGGAATAGAGGCGACCCCTGACGAGAAGCTGGTTGAGATTGAGTACAAGTACGACCTGGACAGGGAGGAGTTCAAGGCCCTGCTGGAGGAAGCTATTGCGGAACTCAGAGGGTCCTGA